The genomic stretch AAGAAATTATATTTTGTAAATATTTTGCCGAATTTCTTGAGTTTTGCAGTCTGACTCCTTTCTTTATGCATTTATCTTATTATGTACCTGTACTTTTGAGAATGTCAATATACTTAATAATGAAAAATTATTTGATAAATATTCCTCTTACTGATATACTATTTAGGAGTAAATGAAAGAGAATAATTATGCCTTGCCTCTATGGTAAGGGATTCTCTTTCCTGGTATCTTGAAAGAACCTGTTGAAAAGGCTTTACAAACTGGGATTTGTATTGTAAAATCAGACGGAAAATCTTTATATATAAGTTTTCATCCATTTGCCTATTCCCGGTAAAAGTGACTTGAATATAAGGAATTTATTATCTGTGGAAGTTCATAAATTATGAGAACTTATAAAGATACCAGATAAATGACTAAGCTTATATAGGAATTGAGCCAATAATACCTTCATAAGACACAGTACCGTATACCCAAGTAACTGTAAAAAGACAGAAGAGCAGTTTGGTTCAAGGATTATGACAAATAAAAGAGAGGAATTTTTATAAAATGAGTAAACCGATTGTTGCAATTGTCGGAAGACCTAATGTAGGTAAATCGACGTTGTTTAATGCACTTGCTGGTGAAAGAATAGCTATCGTACAGGATTTTCCCGGAGTTACAAGGGATAGGATCTATGCGGATGTCACCTGGCTTGACAAACAGTTCACTATGATTGACACAGGCGGAATTGAGCCGCAGAGCAATGATGTACTGCTATCCTATATGAGGCAGCAGGCTGAGATTGCAATTCAGACAGCCGATGTCATTATGTTCCTGGTGGATGTAAGGCAGGGGCTTGTAGATGATGACTTTAAAGTAGCAGATATGCTGAGACGTTCTACCAAACCGGTCATTCTGGTAGTTAATAAGGTAGACAATTTTGATAAATTAATGCCTGATGTATATGAATTCTATAACCTTGGTATAGGAGATCCCCATCCGGTATCCGCATCTTCCAAGCTTGGACTTGGAGATATGCTGGATGAAGTCATCAGCCATTTTAATCCGGCGGATTTAAGGGAAGTTGAGGATGAACGCCCCCGTATTGCTATTGTTGGGAAACCTAATGTAGGTAAATCTTCTATTATTAATAAGCTGATTGGTGAGAACCGTGTAATCGTATCAGATATTGCCGGAACCACACGCGATGCTATTGATACTCCGGTTAAATACCATGGAAAAGAATTTATATTTATCGACACAGCAGGACTTAGAAGAAAGAGCAAAATCAAAGAAGAATTAGAACGCTTTAGTATTGTAAGAACAGTATCTGCAGTAGAACGTGCAGATGTGGTTGTTCTGGTTATTGATGCAAAAGAAGGTGTAACAGAGCAGGATGCGAAAATTGCAGGAATCGCACACGAACGCGGCAAAGGAATCATTATTGCTGTTAACAAGTGGGATGCAATCGAGAAAGATGATAAGACCATCTATAAGCATACCAATGAGATAAAAGGTGTTCTTTCCTATATGCCCTATGCGGAAATGATATTCGTATCAGCACTTACCGGACAGCGTCTGAACAAACTTTTTGATCTGATAGAGCAGGTTATACAGAATCAGAACTTAAGAATTGCAACTGGTGTCCTGAATGAAATTATGACAGAAGCAGTTGCTCTTCAGCAGCCGCCTTCAGATAAGGGCAAACGCCTTAAGCTGTATTATATAACACAGGTATCCGTGAAACCGCCTACTTTTGTTATCTTTGTTAATGATAAAGAATTGATGCATTTTTCCTATACCAGATATATTGAGAATAAGATAAGGGAAGCCTTTGGTTTTTCCGGAACATCACTTAAATTTTTCATCAGGGAGCGAAAGGAAAAAGAATAACATGCTGCAAAGAATTATTATATGCTTGATTGTAGGATATTTGTGCGGCTGCTTTTCTACCAGCTATTTTATTGGAAAAGCAAACAATATTGACATCAGAAAATATGGAAGCGGTAATGCCGGAACAACAAATGCTTTAAGGACCTTAGGAATGAAGGCAGGTGCCTTGACCCTTTTAGGAGATGCCTTAAAGGCGATCATCCCGATCCTTATTGTCAGCTTTCTGGTATTTCAGAATAGAGCAGATGTAAGCTTATTAGCACTGTACACTGGCCTTGGAGTTGTATTAGGCCATAATTTCCCTTTCTGGCTGAATTTCAAAGGCGGTAAGGGAATTGCAGCGACCGGCGGAGTTATGCTGGCTTTCGACTGGCGTTTAGGTTTGGTGGCATTTATCGTATTTTCAGTATCTGTAGCTGTTACAAGATATGTCTCCGTTGGTTCCTTATTAATTTCTCTCCTGTTTCCCGTTGCAGTCCTTGTATTTTATCCGGGAAATATACATATGCTTGTGATCAGCTTTTTGTTTACGATATTAGCATTTGTAAAACACAGAGCAAACATCCAGAGGCTTATGAAAGGAACTGAAAATAAATTAGGACAAAAGATAAAAATAGAAGATAAGTAAGGGAGAAGTATCAATGGCAAAGATTAGCATATTA from Anaerocolumna sp. AGMB13020 encodes the following:
- the der gene encoding ribosome biogenesis GTPase Der; the encoded protein is MSKPIVAIVGRPNVGKSTLFNALAGERIAIVQDFPGVTRDRIYADVTWLDKQFTMIDTGGIEPQSNDVLLSYMRQQAEIAIQTADVIMFLVDVRQGLVDDDFKVADMLRRSTKPVILVVNKVDNFDKLMPDVYEFYNLGIGDPHPVSASSKLGLGDMLDEVISHFNPADLREVEDERPRIAIVGKPNVGKSSIINKLIGENRVIVSDIAGTTRDAIDTPVKYHGKEFIFIDTAGLRRKSKIKEELERFSIVRTVSAVERADVVVLVIDAKEGVTEQDAKIAGIAHERGKGIIIAVNKWDAIEKDDKTIYKHTNEIKGVLSYMPYAEMIFVSALTGQRLNKLFDLIEQVIQNQNLRIATGVLNEIMTEAVALQQPPSDKGKRLKLYYITQVSVKPPTFVIFVNDKELMHFSYTRYIENKIREAFGFSGTSLKFFIRERKEKE
- the plsY gene encoding glycerol-3-phosphate 1-O-acyltransferase PlsY, whose translation is MLQRIIICLIVGYLCGCFSTSYFIGKANNIDIRKYGSGNAGTTNALRTLGMKAGALTLLGDALKAIIPILIVSFLVFQNRADVSLLALYTGLGVVLGHNFPFWLNFKGGKGIAATGGVMLAFDWRLGLVAFIVFSVSVAVTRYVSVGSLLISLLFPVAVLVFYPGNIHMLVISFLFTILAFVKHRANIQRLMKGTENKLGQKIKIEDK